GTTGCCCGGCAGGCTCACCACCCAGCGGCCACCGGGCAGCTCGGCCAGCCCCTGCGGATGTCCCGGACGGCACGCCACGCCCCGCACGTGCCAGGTCGCGCCGAGCGACGCCAGCACCCGGTGCAGGTGGTCGGCGGCCCCGGCGGACGACGAGCCGCTCACCACCAGCACGTCGGGGCCGTCCGCGGTCAGCGCCGCCGCCAGGGCCGCCGGGTCGTCGGGCAGGCGGGTGCTGCCCAGCAGGCGGCCACCGGCCCGGCCGGTGACCGCGCCGACCAGGCCGGTGAAGCTGTCCCGGACCTGACCCGGCCCGGGGCGCCCGCTGGTGATCACCTCGTCACCGGTGACGAACAGGGCGACCACGGGCGGCCGATGGGTGTGCAGCTCCTCGACGCCGGCCTGGACCGCCGCGGCCGCCAGGGTGGCGGTGACCGGCCGTCCCGCGCCGGCCAGCGGGTCCCCGGCGCGCAGCTCCGCACCGGCGTGGCGGATGTGCGTGCCGGTCACGTCGCCGGTGACCTGGTCGTCGGTGCGGGAGCAGTGCTCGTACGGAAGCACCGCTCGTGTCCCCGGCGGCAGCGCCGCCCCGGTGCCGACCTCGATCGCGGTCCCGTCGAGCAGCGGAGCACCCGGCTCGCCCGGCCCGGCCAGCCGCCGGCCGGTCACCTTCCACGGGCCCGGACCGGCGACGGCGTAACCGTCCATGGCCGCCGTGTCGAAGGCCGGCACCGGGGTCTCGGCGATCACCGGCCGGGCCAGGATCCGGCCGGTCGCGGCGTCCGGCGTGGTCCGCTCGGCGGGGAGCGGACCGGCCAGGTCACTGGCGGTCGCCCGGGCCAGCGCCCACGGCATGCCGGGGCCGTGCGGGCGCCGTACCGATGTGCTCATGATTGCCTGCTCCAATCGCCGAACTGCCGATCTTCATTGTGCCGGGTGGCCTCTGAGACGCAGCTGCGAGTCTTTTGGGGGAAGCCAGGCCGATTGTGCCGGTGACGAACGCCATCTTGGCTCGCAGGTGCGAAAGATTAGGGTGAGGGGCATGACGGTGTTCCAGATCGGCGAGGCGGCCGAGTTGCTCGGGGTCAGCCCGGACACGGTGCGCCGCTGGGTCGATGCCGGGCGGCTCGCCGCGTCCCGTGACGAGCACGGGCACCGGGTGATCGACGGGGTGGACCTGGCCGCTTTCGTCAGCGCCCAGGCCGCCGAGCCGGACGAGCGCGCCGACTCCTCGTCGGCCCGCAACCGGCTGCGCGGCATCGTGACCGCCGTGGTCAAGGACACCGTGATGGCTCAGGTGGACATCCAGGCCGGACCGTTCCGGGTGGTGTCGCTGATGAGCCGGGAGGCCGTCGACGAGCTCGATCTGCGGGTCGGCTCGGTGGCGGTGGCAGTGATCAAATCGACCACCGTCGTGGTCGAGCGGGCCACCTGGGGGAGGACTTCGTGAGATGCACAGTCGCGGCGGCGGGTCTCGCCGCCGTCCTGGCGTTCGGGGTGGCCGGCTGCGGTGACGGCGCTTCGGACGCGCCGGCGACCGGATCGAGCCCGGGCGCCGCCACCGGCACCGTCAAGGTCTTCGCCGCCGCCTCGCTCACCGAGTCGTTCACCACGCTCGGCAAGCAGTTCGAGTCGGCCCATCCGGGCACCACGGTGACGTTCAACTTCGCCGGCAGCTCGGCTCTGGCCACCCAGATCAACCAGGGAGCCCCGGCCGACGTGTTCGCCTCCGCCGCGCCGACGAACATGGCAGCGGTCACCAGCGCCGTCTCGCCGACCACCTTCGTGAAGAATCAGCTCGTGATCGCGACAGCGAAGGGCAACCCCAAGAAGATCATCGGTCTGGCCGGCCTGGCCGAGCCGGGTCTCAAGGTCGCGCTCTGCGCCCCGCAGGTGCCGTGCGGCGCGGCCGCCGGGACCGCCGTCGAGGCCGCCGGGGTCAAGCTCACCCCGGTCACTCTGGAGCAGGACGTCAAGGCCGCGCTCGCCAAGGTCAAGCTCGGCGAGGTGGACGCCGCCCTGGTCTACCGCACCGACGCGACGGCATCGTCGGCGGATGTGGACGCGGTCGAGTTCCTCGAGTCGGCCAAGGCGATCAACGAGTACCCGATCGCGGTGCTCACCGGCGCCGCCAATCCGACCGGCGCCCAGCAGTTCGTCGACTACGTGCTCTCCCCCGCGGGGATCAAGGTGCTGACCGCTGCGGGGTTCCAGGCACCGTGACGAAACAGCGGGTACCGCCGGCGCTGCTGGTGCCGGCGGTCGGCGGGCTGATCTTCCTGATCCTGCCGCTGGCCGGGCTCCTGTGGCGTACCCCCTGGTCCACCCTGCGCCAGCGGCTCACCGAGCCGGAGGTGGCTCAGGCGCTGAAGTTGTCGCTGCTCACCGCCAGCCTCGCCACCCTGCTCTGCCTGCTGCTCGGCGTCCCGCTGGCCTGGCTGCTGGCCCGGGTGACGTTCCCCGGCCGCCGCCTGGTCCGGGCGCTGATCACCGTGCCGCTGGTGCTGCCCCCGGTGGTCGGCGGCATCGCCCTGCTGCTCGCCCTCGGCCGGCGTGGCCTGCTGGGCGGCTGGCTGGCCGAGACGTTCGGGATCAGCCTGCCGTTCACCACGGCCGGTGTGGTGGTCGCCGAGGCGTTCGTGGCGTTGCCGTTCCTGGTCATCTCGGTCGAGGGCGCGCTGCGCGGCGCCGACACCCGGTACGAGGAGGCCGCCGCCACCCTCGGCGCGAGCCGCTGGGTCACCTTCACCCACGTGACACTGCCGCTGGTGGCGCCCGGGATCGCGGCCGGCGGGGTGCTCTGCTGGGCCCGCGCGCTCGGCGAGTTCGGCGCCACCATCACCTTCGCCGGGAACTATCCGGGGATCACCCAGACCATGCCGCTCGCCGTCTACCAGAGCATGGAGAGCGGCGACCTGGACGGCGCGGTGGTGCTCAGCCTGATCCTGCTGGCCGTCTCGGTCACCATCCTGGCCGCGCTGCGCGATCGCTGGCTGGCCGCGCCATGACCCTGGACGCGCGCCTGGTGGTGCGGCGCGGCGACTTCCAGCTGGACATCGCGGTGTCGATCGGGCCGGGCGAGACGGTCGCCCTGCTCGGGCCGAACGGGGCCGGCAAGACCACGGCGCTGCGGGCCCTCGCCGGGCTGACCCCGCTCTCCGGCGGGCACGTCAGGCTGGACGGGCGGGACCTGTCGGCGACCCCGCCGGAGCACCGCCGGGTCGGCGTGGTCTTCCAGGACTACCTGCTCTTCCCGCATCTGAGCGCGCGGGACAACGTGGCGTTCGGGCCGCGCCGGCAGGGCGTCGACCGGCGGGCGGCGCACGCGATCGCGGACCGCTGGCTGGACCGGGTCGGGCTGGCCGAGTTCGCCAGACGCAAGCCACGCGATCTCTCCGGCGGGCAGGCGCAGCGGGTGGCGCTGGCCCGGGCGCTCGCCGTCGACCCGGCGCTGCTGCTGCTCGACGAGCCGCTGGCGGCGCTGGACGCGCGGACCCGGCTGGAGACCCGGGCCGAGCTGCACCGGCATCTGGCCGCGCACCCGGGAGCGACGCTGCTGGTCACCCACGATCCGCTCGACGCCCTGGTGCTGGCCGACCGGCTGGTGATCATCGAGGGTGGGCGGGTGGTGCAGGAGGGCGACGCGGCCACCATCACCGCCCGGCCGCGGACCGACTATGTGGCGCAGCTGGTCGGGCTCAACCTCTTCCGGGGGCACGGCGACGGCCACGCCGTACGGGTGGGCGACGACTTCGTGCTGACCGCGACCGACGTCGTGCACGGTGACGCGTTCGTCGCCTTCCCCCCGACGGCCGTCGCGTTGCACCCGCGGCAGCCGGACGGCAGCCCGCGCAACACCTGGCCCGCGGTCCTCACCGACATCCAGCGGCACGGCGACAACCTGCGCGTCCGCCTGGACGGCCCGATCGCGGTCGCGGCCGACATCACCCCGGCCGCGGCGGCCCACCTCGACCTGCGTCCCGGGCGTGAGCTGTGGGCGGCGGTCAAAGCGAGCGAGACGAGGGCCTACCCGGCGTCCTGAGGCATCCCTTTTGTGCCATGGCACGTGTTAGCTTCCGTTGACCGCGCGCACGAGGGGGAGTGACCGGGATGTCCATGATCGAGATCCTCGCGTCGGAGGCGGTGCGGGTCATGGCGCCCGGCGTGGCGGGGGCGGCCAGCGGCGGGGCCCGGCGGCTGCTCGCCCTGCTCACCAACCGGGGTGACCGGTTACCGGCCGACCCGTCGGCGCGGGTGGCGTTCATCCTGCGCCGGGCCCGGGAGGACGAGACGTTCGCGGCCGAGCTGGCGCAGGAGCTGGTGGCGGTGGACAGCGTCGACGCGGTCGCGGTGATGGCGCCGGCGCTGTTCGCCGACCGGGACGAGATCCGGGCCCGGCTGGCGGCGCCCGGTGTCCGGCTGATCGGCGGCGCGCACGGGACCGGGAAGACCTCGCTGGCCCTGCAGGTGGTCTACGACCTGCGGGAGAGCATCAACGCCTGCGCGGTGGTGGATCTGGACGCGTACCGCGATGGCGCGGTGCTGCGGGTGACCGAGGTGCAGCAGGCGGTGCTGCGGCAGCTCGGCGTCCCGCACGTGGACGACACCGCCCCGGTCGTCGCGGACCAGTACCGGCGCGCGCTGCGGCACCGGCGGTTCGCGCTGGTGCTCGACAACGTGGCGGGCGCCGCCGAGGCCGAGGCGCTGGTGCATCCCTGGGAGCACGCGACGGTGCTGGTCACCACCCGAGTGCTGACCCAGGACCTGCGGGTCTGGTACCCGGGCCGCCCGGAGGTGCTCGGCGGGGTCGACCCGGACGGCGCCGAGCTGATCCTGGCCACCCGGTGCGGGCCGGAGATGCTGGCCGCCGAGCCGGACGCGGTCCGCGAGCTGATCCGGCGGTGCGACGGGATCCCGTCGATCCTCGGGCAGGCCGGCGCCTGGCTGGCCCGCCGGCAGGGCAAGCCGGGCGCGGTCGCCGAGCTGGTCGGCCGGCTGCGCGGCGAGGGCGAGGTGGGCACGCTCTTCGACGACTCGGTCCGGCTCAGCGTGGCCGAGCTCGACGCCGCGACCGCCGCCGGCCTGGCGACGCTGGCCGGGCACCCGGGGACGGACATCAGCGACGCCGGGGTCGCGGCGCTGCTCGGCCGGCCCGCCGACGATCTGGTGGACCGGCTGCTCGACGCCGCGCTGCTGGTCCGCGGCCCGCACGGCCGGCTGAGTCTGCTGTGGTCGGTCCGCCGGTACCCGCACGCCGCCGGGGACGATGCCGCCTTCGCGCGGTACCTGCGCTGGTTCCGGGACCTGGCCGGGGCCGCCGACCTGGCGATGGATCCGGCCGGGGTGACCGATCGCGAGCGGGAGGGCCGGCTGCGTCGCTATCCCGCGCCGCCGGAGTCCGCCTGGCCGTTCCCGCACCTGCGGCCGGTCGACTGGCTGCAGGGCGAGGCGCACCTGATCCCCGACCTGTTGCGCGAGGCGTACCACCGCGGTCACCACGTCGAGGTGCTGCAGCTGTGCGGAGCGATGGAGGCGCTGCTCACCCTGCGCGGCCACCACTGGCTCTGCCTCGACGCCATCGGCTGGGGCCTGGCGAGCGCCGAGGCGCTCGGCGCGACGGCGGCCCTCGCCCGGCTGCGAGCCCTGCGGGGCCGGATCCACCTGCTGCTCGGCCATCTGGACCGGGCCGGTACCGAGCTGGCGGCGGCCGCAGCGTTGCTGGCCGGACTCGACGATCCGCAGCTGGAGTCGTCGATGCTGGAGTTCCAGGCCCGGCTGGCCGAGGAGACCGCCCGCTCCGGCCACCCCGGCGACCTCTCGATCGCGGAGTCCCGATTGCGCCGGGCGGTGACCATCGATCAGCGGACCGGCCACCAGCGAGCCCTGGGCCTGCACCTGCGGATGCTGGCCAACGTGCTGATCGAGGCCGGTCGGCCCGGGGAGGCGCTCGCCCTGCTGGCGGGCGCCGGGGCGCCGGCCGGTGACCTGCGCAACGCCGCTCGGCTGCACATGGTCCGGGCGAAGGCGTACCTGGCCCTGGCCGACGGTCCGTCGGCGGACGCCGAACTGCACCGGGCCCGGAGGCTGGTGACCGACAGCGGCGCGACCCAGTACGAGCTGGAACTCG
This window of the Actinoplanes oblitus genome carries:
- a CDS encoding molybdopterin molybdotransferase MoeA, with amino-acid sequence MSTSVRRPHGPGMPWALARATASDLAGPLPAERTTPDAATGRILARPVIAETPVPAFDTAAMDGYAVAGPGPWKVTGRRLAGPGEPGAPLLDGTAIEVGTGAALPPGTRAVLPYEHCSRTDDQVTGDVTGTHIRHAGAELRAGDPLAGAGRPVTATLAAAAVQAGVEELHTHRPPVVALFVTGDEVITSGRPGPGQVRDSFTGLVGAVTGRAGGRLLGSTRLPDDPAALAAALTADGPDVLVVSGSSSAGAADHLHRVLASLGATWHVRGVACRPGHPQGLAELPGGRWVVSLPGNPYAGLVAALTLLEPLLRTMAGRRPEPVPAVAVTGAARLYAEGVRIVPVTGSEIVPGARAGSLHTAAAADLLAVLPAGWRSGDPAPVLTIP
- a CDS encoding TOBE domain-containing protein: MTVFQIGEAAELLGVSPDTVRRWVDAGRLAASRDEHGHRVIDGVDLAAFVSAQAAEPDERADSSSARNRLRGIVTAVVKDTVMAQVDIQAGPFRVVSLMSREAVDELDLRVGSVAVAVIKSTTVVVERATWGRTS
- the modA gene encoding molybdate ABC transporter substrate-binding protein; protein product: MRCTVAAAGLAAVLAFGVAGCGDGASDAPATGSSPGAATGTVKVFAAASLTESFTTLGKQFESAHPGTTVTFNFAGSSALATQINQGAPADVFASAAPTNMAAVTSAVSPTTFVKNQLVIATAKGNPKKIIGLAGLAEPGLKVALCAPQVPCGAAAGTAVEAAGVKLTPVTLEQDVKAALAKVKLGEVDAALVYRTDATASSADVDAVEFLESAKAINEYPIAVLTGAANPTGAQQFVDYVLSPAGIKVLTAAGFQAP
- a CDS encoding ABC transporter permease produces the protein MTKQRVPPALLVPAVGGLIFLILPLAGLLWRTPWSTLRQRLTEPEVAQALKLSLLTASLATLLCLLLGVPLAWLLARVTFPGRRLVRALITVPLVLPPVVGGIALLLALGRRGLLGGWLAETFGISLPFTTAGVVVAEAFVALPFLVISVEGALRGADTRYEEAAATLGASRWVTFTHVTLPLVAPGIAAGGVLCWARALGEFGATITFAGNYPGITQTMPLAVYQSMESGDLDGAVVLSLILLAVSVTILAALRDRWLAAP
- a CDS encoding ABC transporter ATP-binding protein, producing the protein MTLDARLVVRRGDFQLDIAVSIGPGETVALLGPNGAGKTTALRALAGLTPLSGGHVRLDGRDLSATPPEHRRVGVVFQDYLLFPHLSARDNVAFGPRRQGVDRRAAHAIADRWLDRVGLAEFARRKPRDLSGGQAQRVALARALAVDPALLLLDEPLAALDARTRLETRAELHRHLAAHPGATLLVTHDPLDALVLADRLVIIEGGRVVQEGDAATITARPRTDYVAQLVGLNLFRGHGDGHAVRVGDDFVLTATDVVHGDAFVAFPPTAVALHPRQPDGSPRNTWPAVLTDIQRHGDNLRVRLDGPIAVAADITPAAAAHLDLRPGRELWAAVKASETRAYPAS
- a CDS encoding NB-ARC domain-containing protein — encoded protein: MSMIEILASEAVRVMAPGVAGAASGGARRLLALLTNRGDRLPADPSARVAFILRRAREDETFAAELAQELVAVDSVDAVAVMAPALFADRDEIRARLAAPGVRLIGGAHGTGKTSLALQVVYDLRESINACAVVDLDAYRDGAVLRVTEVQQAVLRQLGVPHVDDTAPVVADQYRRALRHRRFALVLDNVAGAAEAEALVHPWEHATVLVTTRVLTQDLRVWYPGRPEVLGGVDPDGAELILATRCGPEMLAAEPDAVRELIRRCDGIPSILGQAGAWLARRQGKPGAVAELVGRLRGEGEVGTLFDDSVRLSVAELDAATAAGLATLAGHPGTDISDAGVAALLGRPADDLVDRLLDAALLVRGPHGRLSLLWSVRRYPHAAGDDAAFARYLRWFRDLAGAADLAMDPAGVTDREREGRLRRYPAPPESAWPFPHLRPVDWLQGEAHLIPDLLREAYHRGHHVEVLQLCGAMEALLTLRGHHWLCLDAIGWGLASAEALGATAALARLRALRGRIHLLLGHLDRAGTELAAAAALLAGLDDPQLESSMLEFQARLAEETARSGHPGDLSIAESRLRRAVTIDQRTGHQRALGLHLRMLANVLIEAGRPGEALALLAGAGAPAGDLRNAARLHMVRAKAYLALADGPSADAELHRARRLVTDSGATQYELELADLRARAARLSGDVETARSCWSWIAYQYFRAEHPRLAEYTALLNSLPPAA